The nucleotide sequence GTGGGGGTTGGCGAGGGCGCTGGCACGGTAGGCGTGGCCGAGGGAGAGGAGGTCGGCCACGGGGTCCGCGGTGCGCGGGACGGCGGCGAACGCCGCGGCGAGGCGTTCGAACCCGGCCAGGAACATCGTGCGGACGAGCCCCGCCTTGCTGCCGAAGAGGTTGTAGACGGCGGAGGTGGACACCCCGGCCTGTTCCGCGACGCGGCGGGTGCTGAGCGCCGCCGGGCCTTCGGCGGAGAGGAGACGGCCGCCGGCGTCGACGAGTGCGCGGCGGAGTTCCTCGTAATCGCGGCTTCTTGGTCTCGCCATGCCGCCATGTTAACGTAACGGTGTTATGTAACAGTGTTTCCTCACGAGTGGAGTACGTCATGCCTGGTCTGCACGTCGTCCTCGGCGCCACGGGAGCGATCGGTGCGGCCGTCGTCGCCGAGCTGACCGGCCGCGGCCACCGGGTCCGCGCCGTCAGCCGCGCCGCCGCCTCCGGGCCGCACGCGTTCCGGGCCGATGTCACCGCGCCGGACGAAGCCGTCGCCGCCTGCGCGGGCGCGGAGGTGGTCTACCAGTGCGCGCAGCCGAAATACGAGCGGTGGACGGCGGAGTTCCCCGACCTGACCCGCGCGGTCCTCGCGGGTGTCGAGGCCGCCGGGGCCAAGCTCGTCATGGCCGACAACCTCTACGTGTACGGGCCGGTCGAAGGGCCCATGACCGAGGACCTGCCGCACGCCGCCGCCAACCCCCAGGGCCGGGTCCGCGCCGAGGTCGACCGACTGATCCTCGACGCCCACCGGGCCGGGCGGGTCCGCGCGACGTTGGGGCGGGCGTCCGACTACTACGGG is from Yinghuangia sp. ASG 101 and encodes:
- a CDS encoding NAD-dependent epimerase/dehydratase family protein, translating into MPGLHVVLGATGAIGAAVVAELTGRGHRVRAVSRAAASGPHAFRADVTAPDEAVAACAGAEVVYQCAQPKYERWTAEFPDLTRAVLAGVEAAGAKLVMADNLYVYGPVEGPMTEDLPHAAANPQGRVRAEVDRLILDAHRAGRVRATLGRASDYYGPGGLSTIVGPNVFAAALAGKTIRWVGDLDQPHTVSYLPDIAAGLVRLGESDEADGRAWHLPVPEAVTGRAFCDLVRDETSRRSKVAGLGRGAQRAIGLFNPVVRALGETWYQRDRPFVADDSAFRAAFAPVTVTSHADGVAATLDWYRRNGDR
- a CDS encoding TetR/AcrR family transcriptional regulator; the protein is MARPRSRDYEELRRALVDAGGRLLSAEGPAALSTRRVAEQAGVSTSAVYNLFGSKAGLVRTMFLAGFERLAAAFAAVPRTADPVADLLSLGHAYRASALANPHLYELMFGRPVPEFRPDAETGELIRPTFDVLVAAVARCVEHGAFAPADPHDLAVRLNALAHGLCGLELRGALGGPEEARRHWDAAFDAMTRGMEAR